CTGAATCACCCATTGAGTTACCAACTCCTGCGGCGGCTGATTCTTCTCCCACTGAAGAAAGTAGTGAGGAGGAAGTGGAAGTAGAAGAAACAGAAACACCTGTAGAAGCGTAATTTTCTCTTAGAGGATAAATTACTTGATTAAACAAGGTAAAGGATGGCGTATTGGTTGGAAACCAAATCCTTGCACTTATCAAGGATTATTAGGGGGCGAAGATTGGGCGATGGAGCTAACTTCTGCCGAAATGGCTGATTTTTGTCGTCTTTTACCAGAAATTAATCAAGCAGTAATTGATATAAGCGAACATCTCATGGATGAAGAAAAAATCGTCTGTGAGATGGAAAGTGAACTTTTGTGGTTAGGAGCAGAAGGATATCCTCAAAATTATTCCTTACGAGTTATTTTATCTCAAGGTAGATGTTGTGAAGGAACTTGGTCTGTCGAAGTTCTACCAGAGCTTTTAAAGGCTATACAGTCTTTTCACTTATTCTAACTTGACGACTTGTTCTTTTTTTATTATAATAGGATAATGTGATTAAACGGGGCGTAGCGCAGCTTGGTAGCGCACCACTTTGGGGTAGTGGGGGTCGTGGGTTCAAATCCCGCCGCTCCGATTTTTTGTTTTTAAGATAACCTAGCTTTTTAAGGTGGGGTTCAGCTTAGGAATATCAGATAAACTTGAGTTATTGGGGTTGAACATTGTTCAATCAATCCCCTGATAACCTGCAAAAATTAAAGAGAATCAGTATTGCTGATGCTGTCTTCTAAATCCTTTCTTTTTTCCATCTGGCAAAGAAAATAACCAGTCATCATCGCCGAAGCTAATAAATTCGCTAAATACTGTCTATCTGTGACAATTTGTACGTTAAATCCATCAGAGGGTAAAACTCCTAATAAACCTTGTACATTGTGAGTGATAATTTCTCTTACTTCTGGAGTTGCCGATTGGGCAACTCTTTCTAATGTTTCTGGATGTTGTTTTTGTAAATATTCAACTAATGTATTTTTGAGTGTTGTTTCTGATTCGCGCTGAAAAAAATTAGAATCAAATACCATTATTAATTTCCTCTGTTGGAATTTACGCCGTTACTCTTTGCTTTGTTAACAATATGATAATCTTTTTTTCTCTATTCTGTCGGCTAAATATATATCCACAAATTTATTTTTACTGGTTTATGATGAAGATATTGTTACAATAGTTAACAAAACTAGGCTCTCGACAAGATCTTGATCTTTCATGAGATATTCTAGCTCAGTTATTCTAATTGTTCTTGACCAAAGAGTATAGTAGAAACTTTTATGACTCAAACCATCACCCCTCCAGAAAGCAAAGAAAATCTTGATAATATTGATGACAATATCGTTAACATCCATGATAATCCTGTTGTTATCCCCGTAAAACATAAGGAAGATTTAGGTCCAGTGAGTGATATGTCTCCTGATAGTTGGCGGTATCACCCAGATATGATTATTGAATATTATCGTCAACGCCCTTTACAAGTATTCGGTAGATTATTAAATATTCTGTTTCCATTTCTGTCTTTCTTGTTGGATGGTTGGTGGGATGGTTTTTGGGGAAATACGAAAAAAAATGAATTGAAGCGAGCGGTAAAATTAAGAAAAATTCTGACAAAATTAGGTCCTGCTTATATAAAAATAGGCCAAGCATTGTCCACACGCCCTGATTTAGTTCCTCCTAAATATTTGGATGAATTAACCAGATTACAGGATCAGCTACCTCCTTTTCCCAATGAAATTGCCTATCAGTTTATCGAGGAAGAATTGGGGGCAAAACCTCAAGAAGTTTATGCGGAAATTTCTGAACATCCCATCGCCGCCGCTTCTTTAGGACAAGTATATAGAGGAAAATTACATTCAGGGGAGGAAGTAGCGATAAAAGTACAGCGCCCTGATTTAGTAAGACGTATCACCCTTGATATTTATATTATGAGGTCGATCGCATCTTGGATCAAAGAAAATGTCAAAAAAATTCGCTCAGACTTAGTCGCAATTACCGACGAGTTAGCCGCCCGTATCTTTGAGGAGATGAATTATTTACAAGAAGGGGAAAATGCGGCTCGATTTAAAGAATTATATGGACATATTCCCGAAATCTACGTACCGAAAATTTATTGGGAATACACCGGGCGCCGAGTCTTAACGATGGAATGGATTAATGGCACAAAATTAACCAAAATCAAAGAAATTGAAGCTCAAGGCATCAACGCCACAGGATTGGTAGAGATAGGGGTACAATGTTCCTTACAACAACTATTAGAACATGGATTCTTTCATGCTGACCCTCACCCCGGTAATTTATTAGCAATGGAAGACGGTAAACTGGCTTATCTCGATTTTGGGATGATGAGTACGATTTTACCCTATCAACGATATGGCTTAATTGATGCAGTGGTACACCT
This is a stretch of genomic DNA from Cyanobacterium aponinum PCC 10605. It encodes these proteins:
- a CDS encoding DUF1818 family protein, with protein sequence MIKQGKGWRIGWKPNPCTYQGLLGGEDWAMELTSAEMADFCRLLPEINQAVIDISEHLMDEEKIVCEMESELLWLGAEGYPQNYSLRVILSQGRCCEGTWSVEVLPELLKAIQSFHLF
- a CDS encoding DUF760 domain-containing protein, which encodes MVFDSNFFQRESETTLKNTLVEYLQKQHPETLERVAQSATPEVREIITHNVQGLLGVLPSDGFNVQIVTDRQYLANLLASAMMTGYFLCQMEKRKDLEDSISNTDSL
- a CDS encoding ABC1 kinase family protein, with product MTQTITPPESKENLDNIDDNIVNIHDNPVVIPVKHKEDLGPVSDMSPDSWRYHPDMIIEYYRQRPLQVFGRLLNILFPFLSFLLDGWWDGFWGNTKKNELKRAVKLRKILTKLGPAYIKIGQALSTRPDLVPPKYLDELTRLQDQLPPFPNEIAYQFIEEELGAKPQEVYAEISEHPIAAASLGQVYRGKLHSGEEVAIKVQRPDLVRRITLDIYIMRSIASWIKENVKKIRSDLVAITDELAARIFEEMNYLQEGENAARFKELYGHIPEIYVPKIYWEYTGRRVLTMEWINGTKLTKIKEIEAQGINATGLVEIGVQCSLQQLLEHGFFHADPHPGNLLAMEDGKLAYLDFGMMSTILPYQRYGLIDAVVHLVNRDFEALAQDYVKLDFLTPDTDLTPIIPALANVFNNALGASVAELNFKRITDEMSAMMYEFPFRVPAYYALIIRSMVTLEGIAINIDPNFKVLSKAYPYVAKRLLTDQSPELRKSLKDLLFKDGSFRWNRLENLLRNAKDSPDYDFDRVINQGLDFLLSERGEFIRERLADEIVNSLDNFGQKTWINISTTVRETLGFNNGSSVDHNNGNGRNGNHNNGSNDESFERLMNIVKILQETDGYDPLKLIPVVTNIIQNKETQKLGQKIAGGLAEKATARLIRSLLLESNNGNNYNGNGKNGVKNNPQYSLPSARK